A stretch of DNA from Mesomycoplasma lagogenitalium:
TTTATTTTGAAACCGAAGATCATAAAAATATTAAAATGCTATATATTTTCTTAACTCTTACTAGTTTCTATTTAATAAAAAATAATAAAATTAAATTTAAATTAACTTAATTAATATTTTATAAATAAAAAAATGATCATCTAAAATAAAGAGGATCATTTTTATTGCAATCATTTTTATAATTCGGCATTAATTATTGAAATTTTAAATAAAAAGTCAATTTTTTATTTATTGTTAATTTTTGTAGTTGTTTTTTAATTATAATTAAAATATAGATATTATTCTATAAAAATTGCTAAACAAAACAAAAAGAAAAGGTATCATCTAATGAAATTTTTAAAAACTCTTGGTTTTCTATCGTTAACTGTAACAATATTTTTAATTTCTGCAATTATTTCAGTGATTATTGATTTTTCTTTAAATATTTATTCATTAGAAAGTTATGGAGCAATAATGACTATATTAAGTTCCGTCTCTTTAACTACTATTTTAATTTTAAAATCTATTTATGTATTTATGTATATCGATGAAAATATTAAAACTAAATTGCTATATATCTTTTTTATATTAATTCTCTTGTATTTTATTAAAAAAGATAAAAGTATTAATTATTTTGATAATAATAAAAAAATAGAAAGAAAAATGATAAAAACTATCGGTTTTATTTCCCTTGCGGAAAAAATAGTTATTTTAATAGCTATTATTTTATTCGCTTATAGCAGAATAATAGGTCAGTATCTTTTTAACATATTATCAAAAGATATTGGAGCAGAAATGTTTATTTTTTCAATTTTTTGTTGAATTATTACTTCAGTAATAGCGATATGAACTTTTGCTTTTAAAGTTATTTATATTAAAATGGAGATTAATGAATCTAAGAAAAATAAATTATTTATTATTTTCTTTACACTAATCAATTTATATTTTTTAAATTATCAAATTGATGAACAAGAAATTAATGATGATGAAAAAAGCAAAAAGCAAAATTTAGTTTTACAAATAATGGGCTATTTATCTTTATTATTAAAAATAATAATTTTAATTTCAACTATTTTATTAATTTTGAGTATAAATGATTATAATTTTGCTAATGGCAAATTATCTGATCCAACATTTTTATCTGTTATAACTCCTTGTTTTATATTGATATGAAACTTCATTATTAAAGTTCTTTTTGTTCATTATGAATTAAAAATTTGTAAAAAGAAAAAAATGCTTTATATTTTCTTAACACTTATTAGTTACTATGTTATAAAAACAAAAAATAAATCATTAGAATGTAAAATAAATTAAAATAAAAAGCGGGATTTATCCGCTTTTTTATAAACTATTTTTTATTAATTTTCTTTTACATCTGCTTTTATTGTATCATCTTCTGATGAATTAGCATTTGCATTAGCTGCTTGTTGAGCATAAGCATGTGCAGCTTGTTCTATTTGATCTAATTTTGATTTTAATTCATCAAATTTTTCTTCTTTTAATAATGTTTTTAGTTCTTCTACTTGTTTATTTAACATTTCTTTTTGAGAAGCATCAACTTTGTCGCCTTGATCTTTTAAGGATTTTTCAATTTGTGAAATTAATGCTTCAGTTCTAACAGTTGTTTCTACTCTATCTTTTTTCTTAGCATCTGCTTCTCTATTTTCTTCAGCTTCTTTAATCATTTTTTGAATTTCTTCTTCTGAAAGGGTTGAAGAGTTTTGAATAGTTATAGTTTGTTCTTTATTTGTTTTTTTGTCTTTTGCAGTTACTTTTGTAATACCATTAACATCAATTGAAAAAGAAACTTCAATTTGTGGAACACCTCTAGGTGCTGGTTCAATTCCTGATAAATTAAATGTTCCTAAAACTTTATTATCTGCAGCCATTTGTCTTTCACCTTGAACAACTGAAATTGTTACTTCTGGTTGATTATCGCTTGCAGTTGAAAAAATTTGAGATTTAGTTACAGGAATTGTTGTATTTCTAGGAATTAATGGAGTAGCAATTCCACCCATTGTTTCAATTCCTAAAGTTAATGGTGTTACATCTAATAATAAAACATCATCTATATCTCCTGCTAAAACACCACCTTGAATTGCTGCACCAATTGCAACAACTTCATCAGGATTAATGCTTCTATTTGGTTTTTTACCTAATGTGTGTTCAATCATAACTTGAACAGCTGGAATTCTAGTTGATCCACCAACTAATAAAATTTCATCTAAGTCTTTCGCTTCTAAATTAGCCTCTTTTAATGCATCCATTATTGGCTTTCTAGTTTTATCAACTAAATGAGCAGTCATTGCTTCAAATTCAGATCTTTTCAACTCTAATTCAACATTAATAGGTCCATTTTCTGAAACTGCTAAAAATGGTAAAGAGATAGTTGTTATTGATTGTTCTGATAAAGAAATTTTTGCTTTTTCTGCTTCTTCTTTTAAACGAGCCATTGCCATTTTGTCTTTCTTAGGATCGTAATTATGCTCATTTTTAATTTTTTCAATCAATCACTCAACAATAACATTATCTCAATCATCACCACCAAGTCTATTATCACCACTTGTTGATAAAACTTCAAATGTTCCACCTGCTAAATCAAGAACAGAAACGTCAAATGTTCCACCACCTAAGTCAAACACAAGAACTTTCATCTCTTTGTCTGTTTTATCTAGTCCAAAAGCAAGTGCAGCGGCTGTTGGTTCATTAATTATTCTTAAAACTTCTAATCCTGCGATTTTTCCAGCTGTTTTTGTCGCTTCACGTTCAGCGTTGTCAAAATATGCAGGAACAGTTATAACTGCTTTTGAAACTTTTTTACCAACTTTTTTTTCTGCATATTCTTTTAAATAAGAAAGAATCATTGCTGAAATTTCTTCAGGTTTGTATTCTTTTCCATTTGCTTTTACTGTTTTACTTGTACCCATTAATCTTTTAATAGATGCAATAGCATCAGGGTTTGTTTCTAATTGTCTTTTTGCTATTTCACCAACAATAGTATCTCCGTTTTTAAAAGAAACAACAGATGGAGTTGTTCTTTTACCACTTGGATTTTCTAAAACTACTGGTTTTTTATCTTCTACTATAGCAACTACTGAATTTGTAGTTCCTAAATCTATACCTAAAATTATTTCTTTTGCCATAAATTCTCCTTAATTATTTTTAAAAATTTTATTATGAAACTATTATAGCACAAAAATTGGCACTTACAAATAAAAAGTGCCAAATTTTATTTTAAGTTTTTTTCACATGTTCAATAATTGAAGTTAAATAAAAAAAGTATATTAAATTCTTTTTATTTTAATGCAAATTAATAATTTATTATTTAATATTAAATTTATAAGCAAGTATTAGTTACTTGTTAAATATTGTATTTTCACTTATGCTACTATAATAACGATTGTATTGCATTAAAGAGATTTTTAATTTTGCATATTTTTTCTTGAAGATTTTAAATATAAAATCA
This window harbors:
- the dnaK gene encoding molecular chaperone DnaK, translated to MAKEIILGIDLGTTNSVVAIVEDKKPVVLENPSGKRTTPSVVSFKNGDTIVGEIAKRQLETNPDAIASIKRLMGTSKTVKANGKEYKPEEISAMILSYLKEYAEKKVGKKVSKAVITVPAYFDNAEREATKTAGKIAGLEVLRIINEPTAAALAFGLDKTDKEMKVLVFDLGGGTFDVSVLDLAGGTFEVLSTSGDNRLGGDDWDNVIVEWLIEKIKNEHNYDPKKDKMAMARLKEEAEKAKISLSEQSITTISLPFLAVSENGPINVELELKRSEFEAMTAHLVDKTRKPIMDALKEANLEAKDLDEILLVGGSTRIPAVQVMIEHTLGKKPNRSINPDEVVAIGAAIQGGVLAGDIDDVLLLDVTPLTLGIETMGGIATPLIPRNTTIPVTKSQIFSTASDNQPEVTISVVQGERQMAADNKVLGTFNLSGIEPAPRGVPQIEVSFSIDVNGITKVTAKDKKTNKEQTITIQNSSTLSEEEIQKMIKEAEENREADAKKKDRVETTVRTEALISQIEKSLKDQGDKVDASQKEMLNKQVEELKTLLKEEKFDELKSKLDQIEQAAHAYAQQAANANANSSEDDTIKADVKEN